Proteins found in one Helicobacter sp. NHP19-003 genomic segment:
- the flhB gene encoding flagellar biosynthesis protein FlhB: MAEEEKTELPSAKKIEKAREEGNVAKSLEVLGFLGLLGSFGGIFVFFQFWLESFESMFRQSLRWVKLDFTPHNLYVLSLQLLKDILWVLLPFLFLVGLVAFLANVLQFGFLFSPKAIEPKWSKINPITGFKNLFSLKRLLDGLLITTKVLIAFILGFVLVYSFVDELTGVAQFNYKDQLLWFKGKSLEVIAGLLFLFLVASLLDFMLKRRQYIESLKMTKQEVKDEYKQQEGNPEIKAKIKQLMLKNSMSKMMAAIPSANVVVTNPTHYAVALRFEENDPAPVVVAKGIDHLAIRIKGVAREHEIEIIENPKLARQLYQDVDIDEVIPKVLFEAVAIVFAQVAHIQQMKNR; the protein is encoded by the coding sequence ATGGCTGAAGAAGAAAAAACCGAGCTCCCCTCGGCAAAAAAGATTGAAAAAGCAAGAGAAGAGGGCAATGTCGCCAAGAGTTTGGAGGTCTTAGGGTTTTTAGGCTTGCTGGGCAGTTTTGGGGGGATTTTTGTGTTTTTTCAATTTTGGCTCGAGAGTTTTGAGAGCATGTTTAGGCAGTCCTTGCGCTGGGTGAAGTTAGACTTCACCCCCCATAATTTGTATGTACTGTCCTTGCAACTGCTGAAAGACATTCTATGGGTGCTGTTGCCTTTTCTCTTTTTAGTGGGGCTTGTGGCGTTTTTGGCAAATGTCTTGCAATTTGGCTTTTTATTCAGCCCCAAAGCCATTGAGCCTAAATGGAGCAAAATCAACCCCATCACAGGCTTTAAAAATCTATTCAGCCTCAAACGGCTCTTAGATGGGCTGTTGATCACCACAAAGGTGTTGATCGCTTTCATTTTGGGCTTTGTCTTGGTGTATTCATTTGTGGATGAACTCACGGGTGTGGCGCAATTTAATTACAAAGACCAGCTCTTGTGGTTTAAAGGCAAGTCTTTAGAGGTCATTGCGGGTTTGTTGTTCTTGTTTCTCGTGGCTTCTTTGTTAGATTTTATGCTCAAACGGCGGCAATACATAGAGTCCTTAAAAATGACAAAACAAGAAGTCAAGGATGAATACAAACAACAAGAGGGCAACCCCGAGATCAAAGCCAAAATCAAGCAACTCATGCTGAAAAACTCCATGAGTAAAATGATGGCGGCCATCCCCAGCGCAAATGTGGTCGTTACTAACCCAACACACTACGCTGTGGCGTTGAGGTTTGAAGAAAACGACCCCGCCCCTGTGGTTGTGGCTAAGGGCATAGACCACTTAGCCATCCGCATTAAAGGTGTGGCAAGAGAACACGAAATCGAAATCATAGAAAACCCTAAACTCGCTAGACAGCTCTACCAAGATGTGGACATTGATGAGGTGATCCCTAAAGTGCTCTTTGAGGCGGTGGCGATTGTATTTGCCCAAGTGGCGCACATCCAGCAAATGAAGAACCGCTAA
- a CDS encoding DNA adenine methylase, giving the protein MSASLLADCIFADLFSGTAAVGRLFKNHAKQVLSNDKEFYSFVLAKHYIENTKPLKRAQTLIDALNNLPPLAGKIYQHYALGGGEGRLYFSDSNALKIDAMRTQIDKRAFWAY; this is encoded by the coding sequence GTGTCCGCAAGCTTGCTAGCCGATTGCATCTTTGCCGACCTTTTCTCAGGCACGGCAGCGGTGGGGCGGTTGTTTAAAAACCATGCCAAACAGGTGTTGAGCAACGATAAAGAGTTTTATAGTTTCGTACTTGCCAAACACTACATTGAAAACACCAAACCCCTCAAGCGGGCACAAACTCTCATCGATGCGCTCAATAACTTGCCCCCACTAGCGGGCAAAATCTACCAACACTACGCTTTAGGCGGTGGGGAAGGGCGCTTATACTTTAGCGACAGCAATGCTCTAAAAATCGATGCCATGCGCACCCAAATTGACAAAAGGGCTTTTTGGGCGTATTAA
- a CDS encoding alpha/beta fold hydrolase: MAKNERINSDNPPYLELYFDRYEPTQSKGVVVQIATGMVEHKEHYKWLAAELCNRGYVVFVADHRGHGLSVLEHQGEIFWGEMGDDGFEWAVKDMAKLAKHIKALYPTHKLVLLGHSMGSLLARRLVQHDYTPLDALVLTGTPAPFFGLRFCAFLLKVLGRLDIHFKGGVNTLFSLHPKVRMYQGNWVCKNTGALKLLRMDPASRFVFSTKSFALLTEGAFKVFHTHAYGRKDLPILFLSGLDDVCGNFGVGVVKAHHCLEKQGFKDIELRLFSKDRHKIFDESDKQAVLACLLKWLESKGL; the protein is encoded by the coding sequence GTGGCTAAGAACGAACGCATCAACAGCGATAACCCCCCTTATTTAGAACTTTATTTTGACCGCTATGAGCCCACTCAGTCTAAGGGGGTGGTGGTGCAGATTGCCACGGGCATGGTGGAGCATAAAGAGCATTATAAATGGCTGGCAGCAGAGCTTTGTAATCGGGGGTATGTGGTCTTTGTCGCCGATCACAGGGGGCATGGACTGAGTGTTTTGGAGCATCAAGGTGAGATTTTTTGGGGGGAGATGGGCGATGATGGCTTTGAGTGGGCAGTCAAGGACATGGCCAAACTTGCCAAACACATCAAAGCCCTTTACCCCACGCATAAACTCGTGCTTTTAGGCCATAGCATGGGGTCTTTGCTGGCTAGACGGCTGGTGCAACACGACTACACTCCCCTAGACGCTTTGGTTTTAACAGGCACGCCCGCCCCTTTCTTTGGCTTAAGGTTTTGCGCCTTCTTGCTAAAGGTGTTGGGCCGTTTGGATATCCACTTTAAGGGGGGGGTCAACACGCTCTTTAGTTTGCACCCTAAGGTGCGGATGTACCAGGGTAATTGGGTGTGTAAAAACACGGGGGCGTTGAAACTTCTACGCATGGACCCGGCCTCGCGCTTTGTCTTCAGCACCAAGAGTTTTGCGCTTTTGACTGAAGGGGCTTTTAAGGTGTTTCACACCCACGCCTATGGGCGCAAGGATTTACCCATTTTGTTTTTAAGTGGGCTAGACGATGTGTGTGGCAACTTTGGCGTGGGCGTGGTAAAAGCGCACCACTGCCTAGAAAAACAAGGCTTTAAGGACATTGAACTGCGCCTGTTTTCTAAAGACCGCCACAAAATCTTTGATGAGAGCGACAAGCAAGCCGTGCTTGCGTGCCTCTTAAAGTGGCTGGAGAGCAAGGGGCTTTAG
- a CDS encoding menaquinone biosynthesis family protein produces the protein MLSIAHSPDADDIFMFYALAFGWVNFPKPFTHHALDIESLNQEALKGTHAISAISFGLYPLIKDHYALLQPATSFGQGYGPKLVRLQNKPLKKNFKVALSGQYTTNALLFRLYYPQARVVYKNFLEIEGAVLKGEVDAGVLIHESILDFHPDLIVEKEIWEVWCELSNSELPLPLGGMALRRSIPLTQAIRMQKALNKAIVLALKHQDLLADMLLERSLVRVHKAHLDTYLSMYANENSCALSGEQRAGIDALFALGFKHGLYPELVACQDYLIPDSYENLRFS, from the coding sequence ATGCTAAGCATAGCGCACAGCCCCGATGCGGACGATATTTTTATGTTTTACGCCCTTGCCTTTGGGTGGGTCAATTTCCCTAAGCCTTTCACGCACCACGCCCTAGACATAGAGAGCCTAAACCAAGAAGCCCTTAAGGGCACGCATGCCATTAGCGCCATTAGTTTTGGGCTCTACCCCCTCATTAAAGACCATTACGCCTTGTTGCAACCAGCGACAAGTTTTGGGCAGGGCTATGGGCCTAAGCTGGTGCGCCTTCAAAACAAGCCCCTTAAAAAGAATTTCAAAGTGGCTTTAAGCGGGCAGTACACCACCAATGCCCTTTTGTTCAGGCTCTATTACCCACAGGCACGGGTGGTGTATAAAAATTTCTTAGAGATCGAAGGAGCTGTTTTAAAGGGTGAAGTGGACGCGGGAGTGCTGATCCACGAGAGCATTTTAGACTTTCACCCCGATTTGATTGTGGAAAAAGAGATTTGGGAGGTGTGGTGTGAGCTCTCTAACAGCGAGTTGCCCCTGCCTTTAGGGGGCATGGCTCTTAGGCGTTCCATCCCTTTAACGCAAGCCATACGCATGCAAAAGGCTTTAAACAAGGCGATTGTGCTTGCTCTAAAGCACCAAGATTTGCTAGCGGACATGCTCTTAGAGCGGAGCTTAGTGAGAGTCCATAAGGCACATTTAGACACTTATTTAAGCATGTATGCCAATGAAAACTCTTGCGCTTTGAGTGGGGAGCAAAGGGCAGGCATTGATGCGCTCTTTGCTTTGGGTTTTAAACACGGGCTTTACCCCGAGCTTGTGGCTTGTCAAGATTATTTAATCCCCGACTCTTATGAAAATTTGCGCTTTTCTTAA
- a CDS encoding molybdenum cofactor guanylyltransferase gives MQNLNCVLLCGGKSSRMQVGGKQFDKALLPFKDTTLLEFQHAKLKQWFQEVYLSCKQPYPFKARHLIEATSHFNPLVGMAHALSALQTPLIFIPVDMPFITQESLLKLYDNRFKAPLIYLKSPKTFYLPSLCQPSALDLLQEALDGGQEKVGAVFAKIGFGVEVIESKEFCNLNTYNDYTEALNG, from the coding sequence GTGCAAAACTTAAATTGTGTGTTGTTGTGTGGGGGGAAAAGCAGCCGTATGCAAGTGGGGGGCAAGCAGTTTGACAAGGCCCTTTTGCCCTTTAAAGACACCACGCTTTTAGAGTTTCAGCACGCCAAACTCAAACAATGGTTTCAAGAGGTCTATCTCTCCTGCAAACAGCCCTACCCTTTCAAGGCGCGGCATTTGATCGAAGCAACAAGCCACTTTAACCCCTTAGTGGGGATGGCACATGCGTTAAGCGCATTACAAACCCCCCTAATCTTTATCCCCGTGGATATGCCTTTTATCACGCAAGAAAGCCTTTTAAAACTCTATGACAACCGCTTTAAAGCTCCTCTAATTTATCTAAAAAGCCCCAAGACCTTTTACTTGCCGAGTTTATGCCAGCCGAGTGCCCTAGACCTCCTGCAAGAGGCTCTAGATGGGGGGCAAGAAAAAGTGGGGGCAGTGTTTGCCAAAATAGGCTTTGGGGTAGAAGTGATCGAGAGTAAAGAGTTTTGCAATTTAAACACCTACAACGACTACACAGAGGCGTTAAATGGCTGA